A portion of the Celeribacter baekdonensis genome contains these proteins:
- the glnT gene encoding type III glutamate--ammonia ligase — MSVLADFAAKTGVKYFMISYTDLFGGQRAKLVPAQAIADMEEDGAGFAGFATWLDLTPAHPDMLAVPDASAVIQLPWKPDVAWVPADCVMEGTPVEQAPRNVLKKLVAQAAEAGLRVKTGIEAEFFLLTPEGDQISDPFDTAAKPCYDQQAVMRRYDVIAEICDYMLEMGWGPYQNDHEDANGQFEMNWDFDDALVTADRHSFFKFMVKSVAEKHGLRATFMPKPIEGLTGNGCHAHISVWDLDGKTNAFASKDGKGQVGEVGLSEQGGYFLGGIMKHAEALAAITNPTVNSYKRISAPRTISGATWAPNSVTWTGNNRTHMVRVPGPGRFELRLPDGAVNPYLLQAVIIAAGLSGINSKADPGQRYDIDMYAEGHLVKDAPRLPLNLLDAIRAYDEDEGLKAMMGTNFSTSYSKMKMQEWNSFVSHFSRWERENTLDI; from the coding sequence ATGAGCGTTCTTGCAGATTTCGCCGCAAAGACCGGCGTAAAATATTTCATGATTTCCTATACCGACCTCTTTGGTGGGCAGCGGGCCAAGCTCGTGCCTGCACAGGCGATTGCCGATATGGAAGAAGACGGCGCAGGTTTTGCCGGTTTCGCAACCTGGCTTGATTTGACGCCCGCACACCCAGACATGTTGGCCGTGCCGGATGCCTCCGCCGTGATCCAATTGCCATGGAAACCTGATGTTGCCTGGGTGCCCGCCGATTGCGTCATGGAGGGCACTCCCGTAGAACAAGCGCCGCGCAACGTGTTGAAGAAACTCGTCGCACAGGCTGCTGAAGCCGGCCTTCGGGTCAAAACCGGGATCGAAGCGGAGTTCTTTCTTTTGACGCCCGAGGGTGATCAGATTTCCGACCCTTTCGATACGGCGGCAAAGCCATGTTACGATCAACAGGCGGTGATGCGCCGCTATGATGTGATTGCCGAAATCTGCGATTACATGTTGGAAATGGGCTGGGGCCCGTATCAAAACGACCACGAAGACGCCAATGGTCAGTTCGAAATGAACTGGGATTTTGACGACGCACTCGTCACAGCCGACCGTCACAGCTTCTTTAAATTCATGGTTAAATCCGTGGCCGAAAAGCACGGATTGCGGGCAACCTTTATGCCGAAACCGATCGAAGGTCTGACCGGGAACGGCTGTCACGCGCATATTTCGGTCTGGGATTTGGATGGTAAAACCAATGCCTTTGCCTCAAAAGACGGCAAAGGTCAGGTGGGCGAAGTTGGCCTCTCTGAGCAGGGTGGGTATTTTCTTGGCGGCATTATGAAACATGCCGAAGCCTTGGCGGCGATCACCAACCCAACGGTGAATTCCTACAAACGCATCAGCGCGCCACGCACGATTTCTGGTGCAACATGGGCGCCGAATTCGGTCACATGGACCGGCAACAACCGCACCCATATGGTGCGCGTACCGGGGCCGGGCCGTTTTGAATTACGCCTGCCGGATGGGGCGGTAAACCCCTATCTGTTGCAAGCCGTGATCATCGCCGCTGGCCTGTCTGGCATCAACTCCAAAGCTGATCCCGGTCAGCGCTACGACATCGACATGTATGCCGAAGGTCACCTTGTCAAAGACGCACCTCGTTTGCCTTTGAACCTGCTCGACGCGATCCGCGCCTATGACGAGGACGAAGGTTTGAAAGCCATGATGGGGACCAATTTCTCGACCTCTTATTCCAAGATGAAGATGCAGGAATGGAATTCCTTTGTCTCCCACTTCTCGCGTTGGGAGCGCGAGAACACGCTTGATATATAA
- a CDS encoding GlxA family transcriptional regulator yields the protein MGSTFETTPLLTAGTDFDLVFVVAGGDPLAVNDPELETWLRRVSRAGAALGGISGGAAILAKAGLLDNRRFTLHWHHYEDIQKLFPKLLLERRLFVIDRDRYTCAGGTAPLDMMHAIISRDHGVGFAQRISDWFIQTEVRLSEAPQQASIAARYGALPRPVLAAIELMESHIADPLDITQLSELSGLSSRQLQRQFTECLGSSVMETYRDIRLETARDLLRQSQLRIGEIAMMTGFVSQAHFSESFRRQFGQPPSALRRH from the coding sequence GTGGGGAGCACGTTTGAAACAACGCCATTGCTTACAGCCGGAACCGATTTCGATCTTGTGTTTGTGGTGGCGGGCGGCGACCCTTTGGCCGTCAATGACCCTGAATTAGAGACATGGTTGCGGCGTGTGTCGCGAGCGGGCGCAGCTCTTGGCGGCATCTCAGGTGGGGCGGCGATTTTGGCCAAGGCGGGGCTTTTGGACAATCGACGCTTCACCCTGCATTGGCATCACTATGAGGACATTCAAAAACTGTTTCCAAAGCTCCTGCTTGAGCGCCGTTTGTTCGTAATTGACCGTGATCGTTACACTTGCGCCGGAGGGACCGCGCCGTTGGATATGATGCATGCCATCATTTCGCGTGATCATGGGGTCGGTTTTGCCCAACGGATCAGCGACTGGTTTATTCAAACCGAAGTGCGGCTGTCTGAGGCACCACAACAGGCCAGCATTGCGGCGCGCTATGGTGCGTTGCCTCGTCCTGTGTTGGCGGCGATTGAATTGATGGAATCTCATATTGCGGATCCGCTCGACATCACTCAACTCTCTGAGTTATCGGGGCTTTCTTCGCGACAATTGCAGCGACAATTCACCGAATGCCTCGGCAGTTCTGTCATGGAAACCTATCGCGACATTCGTCTTGAGACTGCACGAGATTTGCTGCGCCAGTCCCAATTGCGCATTGGGGAAATCGCGATGATGACCGGATTTGTCAGTCAGGCGCATTTTTCCGAAAGCTTCCGCCGCCAGTTTGGTCAACCGCCCTCGGCGCTGCGCAGGCACTGA
- a CDS encoding sarcosine oxidase subunit beta family protein: MKFSGFKVIKEALTGHKGWKPLWRDPEPQSDYDIIIVGGGGHGLATAFYLAKTFGQARIAVLEKGWLGSGNIGRNTTIIRSNYLLPGNEPFYEFSMKLWENLEQETNFNSMVSQRGIINLIHTDAQRDAYRRRGNAMRFAGADSVLLSREELREKVPFLNYDNARFPIKGGLMQPRAGTARHDGVAWGYARGADMRGVDIIQNCEVTGFKIEAGKVLGVETSRGFIGAQKVGVAVAGSSSRVMSMAGMRLPIESHVLQAFVSEGLKPTIPGVITFGAGHFYISQSDKGGLVFGGDIDGYNSYAQRGNLPVIEDVLEGGMALMPMIGRARLLRGWGGVMDMSMDGSPIIDRTGVEGLYFNGGWCYGGFKATPASGYAFAHLLATDRPHDTAKAYRLDRFAKGYVIDERGAGAQPNLH, from the coding sequence ATGAAATTCTCCGGATTTAAGGTCATCAAAGAGGCTCTGACAGGCCACAAAGGGTGGAAACCCTTGTGGCGAGATCCCGAGCCGCAATCAGACTACGACATCATCATCGTTGGTGGCGGCGGACATGGGCTTGCCACGGCATTTTATCTTGCCAAGACCTTTGGTCAGGCGCGGATTGCTGTGCTCGAAAAGGGCTGGCTTGGGTCGGGCAATATTGGCCGAAACACCACCATCATACGCTCTAACTATCTGTTGCCGGGCAATGAGCCATTCTACGAATTCTCGATGAAACTTTGGGAAAATCTGGAACAAGAAACCAATTTCAACTCCATGGTTAGTCAGCGTGGGATCATCAACCTGATCCACACCGACGCACAACGCGATGCCTATCGTCGGCGTGGAAATGCGATGCGGTTTGCCGGCGCGGATTCGGTGCTTTTGTCGCGTGAAGAGTTGCGTGAGAAGGTGCCGTTTTTGAACTATGATAACGCGCGCTTCCCGATCAAAGGCGGGTTGATGCAGCCGCGTGCGGGTACGGCGCGTCACGATGGAGTGGCTTGGGGCTATGCACGCGGGGCAGACATGCGCGGCGTCGATATCATCCAGAATTGCGAAGTCACCGGGTTCAAAATCGAAGCTGGCAAAGTCTTGGGCGTTGAAACCTCGCGCGGCTTTATCGGCGCCCAAAAAGTCGGCGTGGCCGTGGCAGGTTCGTCCAGTCGCGTCATGTCGATGGCTGGAATGCGCCTGCCGATCGAAAGCCATGTGCTTCAGGCCTTTGTCTCCGAAGGTCTTAAACCGACCATACCTGGCGTGATTACATTCGGTGCCGGGCATTTTTACATCAGTCAATCTGACAAAGGTGGGCTTGTGTTTGGTGGCGACATCGACGGCTATAACTCCTACGCTCAACGCGGCAATCTTCCGGTGATCGAAGATGTGCTCGAAGGTGGCATGGCGCTTATGCCGATGATCGGCCGCGCCCGGCTTTTGCGCGGGTGGGGCGGCGTGATGGATATGTCGATGGACGGGTCTCCGATCATTGATCGCACCGGTGTCGAAGGTCTCTATTTCAACGGCGGCTGGTGTTACGGCGGGTTCAAAGCGACGCCGGCCTCAGGCTATGCCTTCGCGCACTTACTCGCCACTGATCGTCCGCACGACACCGCCAAAGCCTACCGTCTTGATCGTTTTGCCAAGGGCTACGTCATTGATGAACGTGGCGCTGGCGCTCAGCCCAACTTGCATTGA